A window of Ruania suaedae contains these coding sequences:
- a CDS encoding CsbD family protein, protein MGIGDKIRNTAQETAGKAKEAVGEATDNERLATEGRKDQSAANLKQAGENVKDAFTDK, encoded by the coding sequence ATGGGAATCGGCGACAAGATCCGCAACACAGCGCAGGAGACCGCCGGCAAGGCCAAGGAGGCCGTGGGCGAGGCGACCGACAACGAGCGGCTCGCCACCGAGGGCCGCAAGGACCAGTCGGCGGCCAACCTCAAGCAGGCCGGCGAGAACGTCAAGGACGCCTTCACCGACAAGTGA
- a CDS encoding Asp23/Gls24 family envelope stress response protein encodes MAEKSAHPSVSTDVERAPGPLASDLGSTTIADQVVSKIAGIATREVNGVHAIGGGAARAFGAIRERIPGGSTNYSQGVQVEVGSVECAVDVEFIAEYGAAIADVAEAVRQNIASSIQRMTGLHVVEVNVAVTDVHLQGEQDEEPATEPAEARVH; translated from the coding sequence ATGGCAGAGAAGTCCGCTCACCCATCCGTCTCCACCGACGTCGAGCGCGCCCCGGGTCCGCTGGCCTCCGACCTGGGGTCGACCACCATCGCCGATCAGGTCGTGAGCAAGATCGCCGGGATCGCCACCCGGGAGGTCAACGGTGTGCATGCGATCGGGGGCGGCGCGGCCCGCGCGTTCGGCGCGATCCGGGAGCGCATTCCGGGCGGTTCCACGAACTACAGCCAGGGAGTGCAGGTCGAGGTCGGATCGGTCGAGTGCGCCGTGGACGTCGAGTTCATCGCCGAGTACGGGGCCGCGATCGCCGATGTCGCCGAGGCGGTGCGCCAGAACATCGCCTCCTCGATCCAGCGCATGACCGGCCTGCACGTCGTCGAGGTCAACGTGGCAGTCACCGACGTCCACCTGCAGGGCGAGCAGGACGAGGAGCCGGCCACCGAACCCGCCGAAGCCCGTGTCCACTGA
- a CDS encoding PHP domain-containing protein: MGTESAGEGIRAGADEGAARAVGALERVAFLLERRLGETRRVQAFRRAARRLASTGADEVAGRIAAGTLTELADLGPRTAQVATAAARGSANPYLADLEQGSGPLAEGGAQVRSWLQGDLHTHSDASDGGSPVREMALTAAALGHSYLAVTDHSPSLTVARGLTAARLRAQLEEIAALNAEIAPFRILTGIEVDILPDGSLDQEPELLEQLDVVVASVHSRLTMPAEAMTRRMVRAIANPRVDVLGHCTGRRVTGPRLRPPSEFDAEIVFEACRRFGVAVEINSRPERVDPPDELLALALATGVDVAIDSDAHAPGQLDFLDHGCARAAGHRVPRSRIRNAAGWEELLERTGRRAG, translated from the coding sequence ATGGGGACTGAATCGGCCGGGGAAGGCATTCGGGCTGGCGCCGATGAGGGTGCCGCTCGTGCCGTCGGCGCGCTCGAGCGGGTGGCGTTCCTGCTCGAGCGCAGACTGGGCGAGACTCGGCGGGTGCAGGCGTTCCGGCGCGCAGCCCGGCGGCTCGCGAGCACGGGTGCGGACGAGGTGGCGGGCCGGATCGCGGCCGGGACGCTGACCGAGCTGGCCGATCTCGGGCCCCGGACGGCGCAGGTCGCCACCGCCGCGGCGCGGGGGTCGGCCAACCCGTACCTGGCCGACCTCGAGCAGGGGTCCGGACCGCTCGCCGAGGGCGGCGCTCAGGTGCGCTCGTGGCTGCAGGGTGACCTGCACACCCACTCCGATGCCTCCGACGGCGGCAGCCCGGTGCGGGAGATGGCGCTCACGGCCGCCGCGCTCGGTCACTCCTACCTCGCCGTCACCGATCACTCCCCGAGCCTGACGGTCGCCCGCGGCCTCACCGCGGCTCGCCTCCGGGCGCAGCTCGAGGAGATCGCGGCACTCAACGCCGAGATCGCGCCGTTCCGGATCCTGACCGGTATCGAGGTCGACATCCTCCCCGACGGCTCCCTGGACCAGGAGCCGGAGCTGCTCGAACAGCTGGACGTCGTCGTGGCGAGCGTGCACTCGCGGCTGACCATGCCGGCGGAGGCCATGACGCGGCGGATGGTGCGAGCGATCGCGAACCCGCGGGTGGACGTGCTCGGCCACTGCACCGGGCGCCGCGTCACGGGCCCGAGGCTGCGGCCGCCGTCGGAGTTCGACGCCGAGATCGTGTTCGAGGCCTGTCGCCGTTTCGGCGTCGCGGTGGAGATCAACTCCCGGCCCGAGCGCGTGGACCCGCCCGACGAGCTGCTGGCGCTGGCCCTGGCCACGGGCGTGGATGTGGCCATCGACTCCGATGCCCATGCCCCCGGCCAGCTCGACTTCCTCGACCACGGGTGCGCCCGCGCGGCCGGCCACCGGGTCCCGCGTTCGCGCATCCGCAACGCCGCCG
- a CDS encoding DUF6286 domain-containing protein, with translation MTATPAAPAESALAAARARTGRTGLRVATVVVAVLLAAIAALLGQHALVDWGRMAGTSWLRSGAEFVAGDDPSALIGAGAAVLLGLVIMAAAWPRRQRVHRLRSAPALHLHPVDVARLASTTARRVDGVLSATTTVSGRRVDIRITATGTDRVAEDVLSAVRAALALLDGSFRVRPHVRTPGGRGGAS, from the coding sequence ATGACCGCCACCCCCGCGGCTCCGGCAGAGTCGGCACTGGCGGCTGCCCGCGCCCGCACCGGTCGCACCGGCCTGCGGGTGGCCACCGTGGTCGTCGCCGTGCTGCTCGCCGCGATCGCCGCTCTGCTCGGGCAGCACGCGCTGGTGGACTGGGGGCGGATGGCGGGGACCTCCTGGCTCCGATCGGGTGCCGAGTTCGTCGCCGGCGACGACCCGAGCGCCCTGATCGGGGCCGGCGCCGCGGTTCTCCTCGGTCTCGTGATCATGGCGGCGGCCTGGCCCCGCCGTCAGCGCGTGCACCGGCTGCGGAGCGCCCCGGCGCTCCACCTGCACCCCGTGGACGTCGCCCGGCTCGCCTCCACCACTGCCCGCCGCGTGGACGGCGTCCTCTCGGCCACCACCACCGTCTCCGGGCGTCGCGTGGACATCCGGATCACCGCCACGGGCACCGACCGGGTCGCCGAGGACGTCCTGTCCGCGGTCCGCGCCGCCCTGGCGCTGCTCGACGGGTCGTTCCGGGTCCGCCCGCACGTGCGCACCCCGGGTGGACGGGGAGGGGCATCATGA
- a CDS encoding RNA polymerase sigma factor — protein sequence MDPSDAELVRRARNGEKEAFEGIVRRHGPAMYRFGLRMLRDEHAVRDCVQDAFVSAWQAIEGFRGESAVKTWLFSILANKIRRHLRTQGRTVATELEESELRSPAQHEPERRALAGTMMAELEQALAELPLAQRACWILYEVEGLSYRRIADIEGMTVDAVRGAIYRARQGLERRLDAWR from the coding sequence ATGGACCCCTCCGACGCCGAGCTCGTACGGAGAGCGCGCAACGGTGAGAAGGAGGCATTCGAGGGGATCGTGCGCCGTCACGGACCGGCGATGTACCGGTTCGGTCTGCGGATGCTGCGCGATGAGCACGCCGTGCGTGACTGCGTGCAAGACGCGTTCGTCTCCGCGTGGCAGGCGATCGAGGGGTTCCGGGGCGAGTCAGCGGTGAAGACCTGGTTGTTCTCGATCCTGGCGAACAAGATCCGCCGCCACCTGCGCACGCAGGGGCGGACCGTGGCGACCGAGCTCGAGGAGTCCGAGCTGCGCAGCCCGGCCCAGCACGAGCCCGAGCGCCGGGCCCTCGCAGGCACGATGATGGCCGAGCTGGAGCAGGCCCTGGCAGAACTGCCGCTGGCGCAGCGGGCGTGCTGGATCCTCTACGAGGTCGAGGGCCTCAGCTACCGACGGATCGCCGATATCGAGGGCATGACGGTGGACGCCGTGCGCGGAGCGATCTACCGTGCCCGACAAGGCCTGGAACGGAGGCTCGACGCATGGAGATGA
- a CDS encoding DUF2273 domain-containing protein codes for MNAPAIGLVAGLLLALAAITGGFTGFLLALVLGTLGAVLGAQLAGTLDLRALFGRRRG; via the coding sequence ATGAACGCACCAGCCATCGGACTCGTCGCCGGCCTGCTCCTCGCACTGGCGGCCATCACCGGCGGATTCACCGGATTCCTGCTGGCCCTCGTGCTCGGGACGCTCGGCGCCGTCCTCGGTGCCCAGCTCGCCGGCACGCTGGACCTGCGCGCGCTGTTCGGGCGGCGCCGTGGCTGA